DNA sequence from the bacterium genome:
CCGCCCTTCGCGCTCCACCGGGACGAAGGCGCCCGGGAAGGCGCACGTGGCCCGCACCGCCGACACGAGGTCGCCGCTGTCGATCCGGACCAGCTCTCCGGTGTCGATGTCGGTGGCCGTGCAGACCAAAGGGAAATTCAGGTCCTCGAAACGGGCCGGCAGGTGGTCCGTCAGCCAGCGTTGGAAGCGCTGGCCCCGCAGGATGCCGCCGGCCCCCGCGAAATCCACGACCTCGCGCCACCGCGTGCCCGTGGCCAGGGCCTTCATCTTCTCCACGGTGAAGCCCGCCGCCCAGAAGGCGCCGATCAGCGCGCCCATCGAGGTGCCGGCCACCGCGGCGGGCTTCAGGCCCGCCCCGACCAGCACCTCCAGGATGCCGATGGCGGCCACGCCGCGGGCGCCGCCGCCGCCCAGCACGACGCCGATGCGCAGATCCTCGGGAAAGCGTTCCACCGTCGCCTCACTTCCCGGCTGCGTCGCCCTGGTCGGGGTCGAGGTCGAGCAGGGGATCGCCCATCGCCAGGATGCGGCCGGCCTCGACGTGGATCCGCGCCACGCGCCCGGCGCAGGGCGCCGTCACTTCGGTCTCCATCTTCATCGCCTCGAGGATGACCAGCGGTCGCCCCGCCGCCACGACCTCGCCCTCGGCCACGAGCAGCTTCACGACTTTGCCCGGCAGCTGCGCCCGCAGGTGCGGGCCCGCATCGACGGCATCCTCGTCGAGGTCGCCGCGGTCCTCGTCGGCCAGGGCCAGCACGAAGGTCCGGCCGTCGACGGCCACGTGATGCTCGGCGCCGCGGACCGCGACGTGCGCGCGGTGCGTCACGCCGTCCAGCGCGAAGCCGACCACGCCGTCGCGGACGTGCACGGCCGACACGTCCAGCTCGCGACCGTCCACCGCGACGAGCCAGGCGCCGTCGCGCTCGCGGACCGTGACCTCGCGGCGCCCCCGCGAGGCGCGGAATTCCAGGTGCATGGTCAACCCAACCCCTTCAGCCGGAAGCGGCCGACCGCGGGCCCGGCCGCCGCGGCGCGCGGCGCACCGCCCACGGCGTCCCGTCCGGTCGCCGCGCCGGCGACGGCCGCCTGCAGCGCGGCGGCGACCAGGGCG
Encoded proteins:
- a CDS encoding patatin-like phospholipase family protein — protein: MERFPEDLRIGVVLGGGGARGVAAIGILEVLVGAGLKPAAVAGTSMGALIGAFWAAGFTVEKMKALATGTRWREVVDFAGAGGILRGQRFQRWLTDHLPARFEDLNFPLVCTATDIDTGELVRIDSGDLVSAVRATCAFPGAFVPVEREGRYLVDGGLKSTVPVGCLPAGAADYVVACDFQPPLNRPVVPSQTSNTLDWSLFWEALTFRRRYLAADILLKAVDILQTEVCRRQLADQPPDLLIAPPMPDVNSEDFRLLHEIIDQGAAAARLALRAAPAPAPRSA
- a CDS encoding biotin/lipoyl-containing protein, whose product is MHLEFRASRGRREVTVRERDGAWLVAVDGRELDVSAVHVRDGVVGFALDGVTHRAHVAVRGAEHHVAVDGRTFVLALADEDRGDLDEDAVDAGPHLRAQLPGKVVKLLVAEGEVVAAGRPLVILEAMKMETEVTAPCAGRVARIHVEAGRILAMGDPLLDLDPDQGDAAGK